In Cyanobium sp. AMD-g, one genomic interval encodes:
- a CDS encoding ribonuclease catalytic domain-containing protein, whose protein sequence is MPPASRRFTAGDLVGLHDESRCLLAVVAAEKGTRLDLKVGFEAKAVQRGVRQLDLLAALPGDQAPPSRLSQPPWSLSQESLQQAAPSPRELAAAWLLLLADPVPLALEDFVDLIGDGSDPVQRAACWLWLQSPQTLFRWRQQQVEARPLVDVRRLRRDARRQQLAEQRRRHWQDALRQRRPIDPRQLDAEQRQHLALLREWASGDTSRPLPDDLHRALQAAHCAMESAPIRHLLVDLGQWERHHLPSLENTTWAAGFSEELEAEARQLVELAATELPGDGRRRDLTGLHTVTIDDADTRDIDDGLSLEHGPDGPPRLWIHIADPGRLVAPDSPLDTEARRRASSLYLARGPLPMFPEVLSTGPMSLRMGQRSAALSLWVELADDGAVEGFGLESSWVRPAYRLSYADADELIELAPPQERYLSEIHGLMERRRRWRLDRGALDLDQPEGRIRCDDQGPQLEITEPSASRTMVAEAMILAGAVIASHAQAQGLALPYRSQLAAELPPEAELQGLPAGPVRHAAIKRCLSRGLLGTSPAPHFSLGLPCYVQATSPIRRYNDLLVQRQLLAHQQGQPVLDEAELGALLSELEGAIRQGLQIAREDQRHWQQVWFEAQAQHQWPGLFLRWLRPQDRLGLVHLPDLAMDLAAECHGDPSPGDALLVRLQQVDSLRDLLRFTASG, encoded by the coding sequence GGCGACCTCGTCGGCCTCCACGACGAGAGCCGTTGTCTGCTGGCCGTTGTGGCGGCCGAGAAAGGCACGCGCCTGGATCTCAAGGTCGGTTTCGAGGCGAAGGCCGTCCAGCGCGGGGTGCGTCAGCTCGACCTGCTGGCCGCCCTGCCTGGTGATCAAGCGCCTCCGTCCCGGCTGTCCCAGCCGCCCTGGAGCCTGAGCCAGGAGTCGTTGCAGCAGGCGGCCCCCAGCCCCCGGGAGCTGGCTGCGGCCTGGCTGCTGCTGCTCGCGGATCCGGTACCTCTTGCGCTGGAGGACTTCGTCGACCTGATCGGCGACGGCAGCGACCCCGTGCAACGGGCCGCCTGCTGGCTCTGGCTGCAAAGCCCCCAGACGTTGTTCCGCTGGCGCCAGCAGCAGGTGGAAGCCCGCCCCTTGGTGGATGTCCGGCGGCTGCGTCGGGACGCCCGCCGCCAGCAGCTGGCCGAGCAGCGCCGGCGCCACTGGCAGGACGCCCTGCGCCAGCGCCGCCCGATCGATCCCCGGCAGCTCGATGCCGAGCAGCGCCAGCACCTGGCCCTGCTGCGGGAGTGGGCCAGCGGCGACACCAGCCGTCCCCTGCCCGACGACCTGCACCGCGCCCTGCAGGCGGCCCACTGCGCGATGGAGTCGGCGCCGATCCGGCACCTGCTGGTGGACCTGGGCCAGTGGGAGCGGCACCACCTGCCCTCCCTGGAGAACACCACCTGGGCCGCGGGCTTCTCCGAAGAGCTGGAGGCTGAGGCCCGCCAACTGGTGGAGCTGGCCGCCACGGAGCTTCCCGGCGACGGGCGCCGCCGCGACCTCACCGGCCTGCACACCGTCACCATCGACGATGCGGACACCCGCGACATCGACGACGGCCTCTCCCTGGAGCACGGGCCCGACGGGCCGCCGCGGCTGTGGATTCACATCGCCGACCCCGGCCGGCTGGTGGCGCCGGACAGCCCCCTCGACACGGAAGCCCGGCGCCGGGCCAGCAGCCTCTACCTGGCCCGGGGGCCGCTGCCGATGTTCCCCGAGGTGCTCAGCACCGGCCCCATGAGCCTGCGCATGGGTCAGCGCAGTGCGGCCCTGAGCCTGTGGGTGGAGCTGGCCGATGACGGTGCGGTGGAGGGCTTCGGGCTGGAATCCAGCTGGGTGCGGCCCGCCTATCGGCTCAGTTATGCCGATGCCGATGAACTGATCGAGCTGGCCCCGCCCCAGGAGCGGTATCTCAGTGAGATCCACGGCCTGATGGAGCGGCGGCGCCGTTGGCGCCTGGACCGGGGGGCCCTCGATCTGGACCAGCCCGAGGGCCGGATCCGCTGCGACGACCAGGGACCCCAGCTCGAGATCACCGAACCCTCGGCCTCCCGCACGATGGTGGCCGAGGCCATGATCCTGGCCGGGGCGGTGATCGCTTCCCACGCCCAGGCGCAGGGCCTGGCCCTGCCCTACCGCAGCCAGCTGGCGGCGGAGCTGCCGCCGGAAGCGGAGCTGCAGGGCCTGCCCGCCGGGCCCGTGCGCCACGCGGCCATCAAGCGCTGCCTCAGCCGGGGCCTGCTCGGCACCAGTCCGGCCCCCCATTTCTCCCTGGGCCTGCCCTGCTACGTGCAGGCCACCTCACCGATCCGCCGCTACAACGACCTGCTGGTGCAGCGCCAGTTGCTGGCCCACCAGCAGGGGCAGCCGGTGCTGGACGAGGCGGAGCTGGGGGCGCTGCTGAGCGAGCTGGAGGGGGCGATCCGCCAGGGCCTGCAGATCGCCCGGGAGGACCAGCGCCACTGGCAGCAGGTGTGGTTCGAGGCTCAGGCGCAGCACCAGTGGCCGGGGCTGTTTCTGCGCTGGCTGCGGCCCCAGGACCGGCTCGGGCTGGTGCACCTCCCCGATCTGGCCATGGACCTGGCCGCCGAATGCCATGGCGACCCCTCCCCGGGCGATGCCCTCCTGGTGCGCCTTCAGCAGGTGGATTCCCTGCGGGACCTGCTGCGCTTCACGGCCTCGGGCTGA
- a CDS encoding FAD-dependent oxidoreductase, translating to MRTGFDRKAEVLVWGGGSGGVAAALQAARSGADTLLLTPGPWLGGMVSAAGVCAPDGNELSPWQSGLWGALLRALQRIEPEGLDQNWVSCFGYRPASAERILRRWVAAEERLEWWAGVGLEAVERDGDRIDAVTVEHRGVSRRLLPTVVIDGSDRGELYPLAGAPFRFGWEAKELWQEPSAPSAERLGRDPFFQRQPVQSPTWVCLGQLDERGGTAAPEAEAWRRSPPHLPEPFAAATESFGLERTLTYGRLPGGLVMLNWPLQGNDWHHGLERAFAEQVAGGGADADAAEAELLAAMRDHSEAFAAALRQASGGWLGPAAVFPTPEEAAAGRLSGSGSLALMPYWREGRRLVARELVLEQHLLPQGEGACIAPLRCDADSALSSIAVGNYANDHHYPGGDWPLAPKSCRWGGRWSGTPFTIPYGALVSEGVTNLLAADKGFGVSHMANGATRLQPLVLNIGQAAGLAAALCVRDGVDPATLPVRRLQEALIADPLAPAAVVPLWDTPWHHPFWRERQLQALEAPERLDRHGHLEAGEQLAAPAGWPPPPEPGERLWRGELVPDGQGGYVLHGEAGAWPLITLEPALHHWLLGLDRPTPAALIGCANPWGPWLRVSRAVP from the coding sequence ATGCGCACGGGTTTCGATCGCAAGGCAGAGGTGCTCGTCTGGGGCGGCGGCAGCGGTGGTGTGGCCGCCGCCCTGCAGGCCGCCCGCTCCGGCGCCGACACCCTGCTGCTCACCCCCGGGCCCTGGCTCGGCGGCATGGTGAGCGCCGCCGGCGTCTGCGCCCCCGATGGCAACGAGCTGAGCCCCTGGCAGAGCGGTCTGTGGGGGGCCCTGCTGCGGGCCCTGCAACGAATCGAGCCGGAGGGGCTGGATCAGAACTGGGTGAGCTGCTTCGGCTACCGCCCCGCCAGTGCCGAGCGGATCCTGCGCCGCTGGGTGGCCGCCGAGGAACGGCTGGAGTGGTGGGCCGGCGTGGGGCTGGAGGCTGTGGAGCGCGACGGCGACCGCATCGACGCCGTGACCGTGGAGCACCGGGGCGTTTCGCGGCGCCTGCTGCCCACGGTGGTGATCGATGGCAGCGACCGGGGCGAGCTCTATCCCCTGGCTGGGGCCCCCTTCCGCTTCGGCTGGGAGGCCAAGGAGCTCTGGCAGGAACCCAGCGCCCCCTCAGCCGAGCGCCTCGGGCGCGATCCCTTCTTCCAGCGGCAGCCGGTCCAGTCGCCCACCTGGGTGTGCCTGGGCCAACTGGATGAACGGGGCGGAACGGCGGCCCCCGAGGCCGAGGCCTGGCGTCGCAGCCCCCCCCACCTGCCGGAGCCCTTCGCGGCGGCCACTGAGTCCTTCGGCCTGGAGCGCACCCTCACCTACGGCCGCCTGCCCGGGGGCCTGGTGATGCTGAACTGGCCCCTGCAGGGCAACGACTGGCACCATGGCCTGGAGAGGGCCTTCGCCGAGCAGGTCGCCGGCGGGGGCGCGGATGCCGACGCGGCCGAAGCGGAGCTGCTGGCCGCCATGCGCGACCACAGCGAGGCTTTCGCCGCCGCCCTGCGCCAGGCCAGCGGCGGCTGGCTGGGGCCGGCGGCGGTGTTTCCCACACCTGAAGAAGCCGCCGCCGGCCGACTCAGCGGCTCTGGCTCCCTGGCCCTGATGCCCTACTGGCGCGAGGGTCGCCGGCTGGTGGCCCGGGAGCTGGTGCTGGAGCAGCACCTGTTGCCTCAGGGGGAGGGTGCCTGCATCGCCCCGCTCCGCTGCGATGCCGATAGCGCCTTGAGCAGCATTGCGGTGGGCAATTACGCCAACGACCACCACTACCCCGGCGGCGACTGGCCCCTGGCCCCCAAGAGCTGCCGCTGGGGCGGCCGCTGGAGCGGCACCCCGTTCACGATTCCCTACGGGGCCCTGGTGAGTGAGGGGGTCACCAACCTGCTGGCGGCCGACAAGGGCTTCGGCGTCAGCCACATGGCGAATGGGGCCACGCGGCTGCAGCCCCTGGTGCTCAACATCGGCCAGGCCGCCGGACTGGCGGCCGCCCTGTGCGTGCGCGATGGAGTGGATCCGGCCACCCTGCCGGTGCGCCGACTCCAGGAGGCCCTGATCGCCGATCCCCTTGCCCCGGCCGCTGTGGTGCCGTTGTGGGACACCCCCTGGCACCACCCCTTCTGGCGTGAGCGGCAGCTTCAGGCGCTGGAGGCGCCGGAGCGACTGGATCGGCATGGGCATCTCGAGGCGGGCGAGCAGCTGGCGGCGCCGGCGGGCTGGCCCCCTCCCCCCGAGCCTGGCGAACGCCTCTGGCGGGGCGAACTGGTGCCGGATGGTCAGGGCGGCTACGTGCTCCACGGCGAAGCGGGGGCCTGGCCGCTGATCACCCTGGAGCCGGCGTTGCACCACTGGCTGCTGGGCCTCGATCGCCCCACTCCGGCGGCCCTGATCGGTTGCGCCAACCCCTGGGGCCCCTGGCTGCGGGTGTCGCGCGCCGTGCCGTGA
- the metG gene encoding methionine--tRNA ligase, whose amino-acid sequence MTYTLTTPLYYVNDRAHLGSTYTTLACDSIARFRRLQGERVTFITGCDEHGLKIQRSAEAAGLTPQAHCDAISGEYRDLWRRWGISNDRFIRTTDPRHRAIVEQFFARVEASGDVIEGRQQGWYCVACEEFKEESPSATEPHCSIHLRPLEWRDELNLFFRLSRYQQQIEKLVASEGFIAPRSRRREVENFVAGGLRDFSISRLDLPWGIPVPGYDGHTFYVWFDALLGYLSALLEPDDPADLTLLAERGWPAQLHVIGKDILRFHAVYWPAMLLSAGLPLPEQVFGHGFLTREGQKMGKSLGNVLDPDVLLERCGSDAVRWYLLRDIPFGDDGDFQQQRFSDLVNNDLANTIGNLLNRTSSMARRWFDGAVPPAGEAAAADHPLALRCLACAETVDAALEALDFRSAAVAILELAEAANGFLNDRAPWKAIKSEEGRGGVAADLYAVLETSRWVAVLLAPLLPDLSGRMLGQLAQPELVGDSGWTAARHWGKLACGDPLPEPTPVLHRLELDSPL is encoded by the coding sequence ATGACCTATACCCTCACCACCCCGCTCTATTACGTCAACGACCGCGCCCACCTGGGCAGCACCTACACCACCCTCGCCTGCGACAGCATCGCCCGCTTCCGGCGACTGCAGGGCGAGCGGGTCACGTTCATCACCGGCTGCGACGAGCACGGCCTCAAGATCCAGCGCTCGGCCGAAGCCGCCGGCCTCACCCCCCAGGCCCACTGCGACGCCATCAGCGGCGAGTACCGCGACCTGTGGCGCCGCTGGGGCATCAGCAACGACCGCTTCATCCGCACCACCGACCCGCGCCACCGGGCGATCGTCGAGCAGTTCTTCGCCCGGGTCGAGGCCAGCGGCGATGTGATCGAAGGGCGCCAGCAGGGCTGGTACTGCGTCGCCTGTGAGGAGTTCAAGGAGGAATCCCCTTCGGCCACCGAGCCCCACTGCTCCATTCATCTGCGCCCCCTGGAGTGGCGCGACGAGCTCAACCTCTTCTTCAGGCTCTCCCGCTACCAGCAGCAGATTGAAAAGCTGGTGGCCAGCGAGGGCTTCATCGCGCCGCGCTCCCGGCGCCGGGAGGTGGAGAACTTCGTCGCCGGCGGCCTGCGCGACTTCTCCATCTCCCGGCTCGATCTGCCCTGGGGCATCCCCGTGCCTGGCTACGACGGCCATACCTTTTATGTGTGGTTCGACGCCCTGCTGGGCTACCTCTCGGCCCTGCTGGAGCCCGACGATCCCGCCGACCTGACCCTGCTGGCCGAACGGGGCTGGCCCGCCCAGCTGCACGTGATCGGCAAGGACATCCTGCGCTTCCACGCGGTCTACTGGCCGGCGATGCTGCTCTCGGCCGGGCTGCCCCTGCCGGAGCAGGTGTTCGGCCATGGCTTCCTGACCCGGGAGGGCCAGAAGATGGGCAAGTCGCTCGGCAACGTGCTCGATCCCGACGTGCTGCTGGAGCGCTGTGGCAGCGATGCGGTGCGCTGGTATCTGCTGCGCGACATCCCCTTCGGTGACGACGGCGATTTCCAGCAGCAACGCTTCAGCGATCTGGTCAACAACGACCTGGCCAACACGATCGGCAACCTGCTCAACCGCACCTCCTCGATGGCGCGCCGCTGGTTCGACGGGGCCGTGCCGCCGGCTGGTGAAGCCGCCGCTGCCGACCATCCGCTGGCCCTGCGCTGCCTGGCCTGCGCCGAGACCGTCGACGCGGCCCTTGAGGCCCTCGATTTCCGCTCCGCCGCCGTGGCGATCCTGGAGCTGGCCGAGGCCGCCAACGGCTTCCTCAACGACCGGGCCCCCTGGAAGGCGATCAAGAGCGAAGAGGGCCGGGGCGGAGTGGCCGCCGATCTCTACGCCGTTCTGGAAACCAGCCGCTGGGTGGCCGTGCTGCTGGCCCCCCTGCTGCCCGATCTTTCCGGGCGGATGCTGGGCCAGTTGGCCCAGCCGGAACTGGTGGGCGACAGCGGCTGGACGGCGGCCCGACACTGGGGGAAGCTGGCCTGCGGCGATCCCCTGCCCGAGCCGACGCCGGTGCTGCACCGTCTGGAACTGGATTCCCCCCTTTGA
- the lptC gene encoding LPS export ABC transporter periplasmic protein LptC, which yields MNPPLLTRPWLLAAPLLLLTGCGGGEVARETAPTPFVFRSLDLRQQDVLGRPNWELTSPEARYDLRRRVARALQPRGVIYSNGKAAYRVEASTGTVINDGAVILLEGRIRLQRLGKEPVMIQGSRVRWIPNRNLMEIDRHPEGFDPHTRLSAQRATFRLDKDTLELQGKPQLQRWAQAFDPFQANPAGAPQILVTVASVLWQPGSGALTARGPVLGERRPPGSPAGAPLQTLTATSLNGNTQTQLFNLGPPVLFSDPAVAGGASARGKAMQVDAAQQLVRIPSGCFIQQDGASLEARSCSWNWQTQAVAADGSVLLQRPASRQLTRGRLLRGQLGEKGFVVVTAPGGRVFSQFQVPPSKTPPRPAPPRPKPEPIRL from the coding sequence TTGAACCCTCCCCTCCTGACCCGACCTTGGCTCCTGGCGGCCCCGCTGCTGTTGCTCACGGGCTGCGGTGGCGGCGAGGTGGCCCGCGAGACGGCCCCCACCCCGTTCGTGTTCCGCTCCCTGGATCTGCGTCAGCAGGACGTGCTTGGGCGTCCCAACTGGGAGCTGACCAGTCCAGAGGCCCGCTATGACCTGCGGCGACGGGTGGCCCGGGCCCTCCAGCCCCGCGGCGTGATCTACAGCAACGGCAAAGCTGCCTACCGGGTGGAGGCCTCCACCGGCACGGTGATCAACGACGGGGCCGTGATCCTGCTGGAGGGTCGGATCCGGCTGCAGCGGCTCGGGAAGGAGCCGGTGATGATCCAGGGTTCCCGGGTGCGATGGATCCCCAACCGCAACCTGATGGAGATCGACCGGCACCCCGAGGGCTTCGACCCCCACACCCGGCTTTCCGCCCAGCGGGCCACCTTCCGCCTCGACAAGGACACCCTGGAGTTGCAGGGCAAGCCCCAGCTGCAGCGCTGGGCCCAGGCGTTCGACCCCTTCCAGGCCAACCCCGCCGGCGCCCCCCAGATCCTGGTGACGGTGGCCTCGGTGCTGTGGCAACCCGGCAGCGGCGCCCTCACCGCCCGCGGGCCGGTGCTGGGAGAACGGCGGCCTCCGGGGTCGCCCGCCGGCGCCCCCCTCCAGACCCTCACGGCCACCTCCCTGAACGGCAACACCCAGACCCAACTGTTCAACCTTGGGCCACCGGTGCTGTTCAGCGACCCAGCGGTGGCTGGTGGCGCCAGCGCCCGGGGCAAGGCCATGCAGGTGGATGCGGCCCAGCAGCTGGTGCGGATTCCGTCAGGCTGCTTCATCCAGCAGGACGGCGCCAGCCTCGAGGCCCGGAGCTGTTCCTGGAACTGGCAGACCCAGGCGGTCGCCGCCGATGGCTCGGTGTTGTTGCAACGGCCCGCCAGTCGCCAGCTCACCCGGGGTCGCCTGCTGCGGGGCCAGCTGGGGGAGAAGGGTTTTGTCGTCGTCACCGCTCCAGGCGGTCGGGTGTTCAGCCAGTTCCAGGTGCCGCCGTCGAAGACACCTCCCCGGCCGGCGCCTCCCCGGCCGAAACCCGAGCCAATTCGCCTGTGA
- a CDS encoding cofactor assembly of complex C subunit B, whose translation MAMPAAARVVLACGLTGLGLVVLNQMTAPSLDPSLERASVLGSILSVLLLLVALLWQRVEPVAPERVPLQGREGLELAPDLDAPLAEELGWGSTMLLTATPAAVVLLHWRGRVLLERGLLGSGAFQPGAICRRCMATGKAISLVDLKLYPGREEFAALPTGLPAVLVQPLGQEGVLVLGGWSPRCFSRSDLIWVEGWARRLTGELARVSAGEAPAGEVSSTAAPGTG comes from the coding sequence ATGGCGATGCCCGCCGCCGCCCGCGTCGTCCTGGCCTGTGGTCTGACGGGACTGGGCCTGGTGGTGCTCAACCAGATGACGGCCCCCAGCCTCGACCCTTCCCTGGAGCGGGCCTCGGTGCTGGGCAGCATCCTGTCGGTGCTGCTGCTGCTGGTGGCCCTGCTGTGGCAACGGGTGGAGCCCGTGGCTCCGGAGCGGGTGCCCCTGCAGGGGCGTGAAGGACTGGAGCTGGCGCCGGATCTGGACGCTCCCCTGGCCGAAGAGCTGGGCTGGGGCAGCACGATGCTCCTGACCGCCACGCCGGCGGCGGTGGTGCTGCTCCACTGGCGCGGCCGTGTCCTGCTGGAGAGGGGCCTGCTGGGCAGCGGTGCGTTCCAGCCTGGGGCGATCTGCCGTCGCTGCATGGCCACCGGCAAGGCGATCTCCCTGGTGGACTTGAAGCTCTATCCCGGTCGGGAGGAATTCGCCGCCCTGCCCACCGGTCTGCCGGCCGTGCTGGTCCAACCCCTGGGACAGGAGGGGGTGCTGGTGCTGGGCGGCTGGTCGCCGCGCTGTTTCAGCCGCAGCGATCTGATCTGGGTGGAGGGTTGGGCCCGGCGCCTCACAGGCGAATTGGCTCGGGTTTCGGCCGGGGAGGCGCCGGCCGGGGAGGTGTCTTCGACGGCGGCACCTGGAACTGGCTGA
- the psb32 gene encoding photosystem II repair protein Psb32: MTPLRRSLLSLVLALALVLAAPVAAALAVSAADLPLRPPAEHVLDGARVLSRAGTAEIEHQLEAFSAERVDARLITLTRLDYGLGLDSLASQLLERWSADPPAGSSPDPLLLLLIDTQTRATAIAAQAPLDRQLPSELLESTAATTMAQPLRSGDRYRQAAVDALQRLATVLQGGEDPGEPVIEETAAVVSNIPTREETSSSNAFTWVIVLLVVGTVVPMLTWWVFSR; this comes from the coding sequence GTGACCCCTCTGCGCCGGTCCCTGCTCTCCCTGGTGCTGGCCCTGGCCCTGGTGCTGGCCGCTCCCGTTGCCGCTGCCCTGGCCGTCTCCGCCGCCGATCTGCCCCTGCGCCCTCCGGCCGAGCATGTGCTCGACGGCGCCAGGGTGCTCAGCCGGGCCGGCACGGCCGAAATCGAGCACCAACTGGAGGCCTTCTCCGCTGAACGGGTCGATGCCCGGCTGATCACCCTCACCCGGCTCGATTACGGCCTGGGTCTCGACAGCCTGGCCAGCCAGCTGCTGGAGCGTTGGTCGGCCGACCCCCCCGCCGGCAGCAGCCCGGATCCCCTGCTGCTGCTGCTGATCGACACCCAGACCCGGGCCACGGCGATTGCCGCCCAGGCCCCCCTCGACCGGCAGCTGCCGAGCGAACTGCTGGAGAGCACCGCCGCCACCACGATGGCCCAGCCGCTGCGCAGTGGCGATCGCTACCGCCAGGCCGCCGTCGATGCCCTGCAACGGCTTGCCACCGTTCTCCAGGGCGGTGAAGATCCGGGAGAACCCGTCATCGAGGAGACCGCCGCCGTCGTCAGCAACATCCCCACCCGTGAGGAAACCTCCAGCAGCAATGCCTTCACCTGGGTGATCGTGCTGCTGGTGGTGGGAACCGTGGTGCCGATGCTCACCTGGTGGGTCTTCTCCCGTTGA
- the pxcA gene encoding proton extrusion protein PcxA, which translates to MGLTDWMGTFGRAQSLDLSADLERGYEAALLIQSIEMEHYNDRPVRPELELSIPRAMQAQVLRRFRAALQVCRQARTVLAPYRQELSGQELRQFQLIDTVTGRYAVAREELPALSRSPEMLPRSLVSVVDTVRRQLDPEAEASVVAGFRRRRDSTLVSLRILLLLILVPVLVQQVSRTYVVSPLVDRFAPDNAFLTYPRPHLEERAVEKLRVYQAEIEFDALLEGKPLPSREELQTELAKRAHVLKEEADQESTHAIKNVLADVCGFIGFVAVAIAGRRDIQVLRGFIDELVYGLSDSAKAFAIILFTDIFVGFHSPEGWTVLLGGIADHLGLPARENFVMLFIATFPVVLATIFKYWIFRYLNRVSPSSVATLRNMNGGS; encoded by the coding sequence ATGGGACTGACTGACTGGATGGGCACCTTCGGGAGGGCCCAGTCACTTGACCTGAGCGCCGATCTCGAGCGCGGCTACGAAGCCGCCCTGCTCATCCAGAGCATCGAGATGGAGCACTACAACGACCGCCCGGTGCGTCCGGAACTGGAGCTGAGCATTCCGCGGGCCATGCAGGCCCAGGTGCTGCGCCGCTTTCGTGCCGCCCTGCAGGTCTGTCGTCAGGCCAGGACAGTGCTGGCCCCCTACCGCCAGGAACTCTCCGGACAGGAACTGCGCCAGTTCCAGCTGATCGACACGGTCACCGGCCGTTACGCCGTGGCCAGGGAGGAGCTGCCGGCCCTGAGTCGCTCGCCGGAGATGCTGCCCCGCAGCCTGGTGAGCGTGGTCGACACGGTGCGCCGCCAGCTGGATCCGGAAGCGGAGGCGAGTGTGGTGGCGGGCTTCCGCCGCCGCCGCGACTCCACCCTGGTGTCTCTGCGCATCCTGCTGCTGCTGATCCTGGTGCCGGTGCTGGTGCAACAGGTGAGCCGCACTTACGTGGTGTCACCGTTGGTGGATCGTTTCGCCCCCGACAACGCCTTCCTCACCTACCCCAGGCCCCACCTGGAGGAGAGGGCTGTCGAGAAGCTGCGCGTCTACCAGGCCGAGATCGAGTTTGATGCGCTGCTGGAGGGCAAACCCCTGCCCAGCCGTGAGGAGCTCCAGACGGAACTGGCCAAACGGGCCCATGTCCTCAAGGAGGAGGCCGATCAGGAAAGCACCCATGCCATCAAGAATGTCCTGGCGGATGTCTGTGGCTTCATCGGCTTTGTGGCGGTCGCCATCGCCGGCCGGCGCGATATTCAGGTGCTGCGGGGCTTCATCGATGAACTGGTGTATGGCTTGAGCGACAGTGCCAAGGCCTTCGCCATCATCCTGTTCACCGACATCTTCGTGGGATTCCACAGTCCGGAGGGCTGGACGGTGCTCCTCGGTGGGATTGCCGACCATCTCGGATTACCAGCCCGGGAGAATTTCGTGATGCTCTTCATCGCCACGTTCCCGGTGGTGCTGGCCACGATCTTCAAGTACTGGATCTTCCGCTACCTCAACCGCGTCTCGCCGTCCTCGGTGGCCACCCTCCGCAACATGAACGGTGGCAGCTGA
- the cobU gene encoding bifunctional adenosylcobinamide kinase/adenosylcobinamide-phosphate guanylyltransferase — protein MAAESHSGEPRQPHLTLVSGPSRGGKSRWAEHLAAQSGLAVVYLATGPSLPDDPSWQARLQRHRQRRPPQWGCHEVGGELAAALADLEPAQLALVDSLGTWVAAHLDLEPEAWAFRCNALITAIRRCRAPLVVVCEETGWGVVPATAVGSRFRDRLGTMQQQLQDQSEAVWLVLQGRAIDLLALGQPVPPDH, from the coding sequence GTGGCAGCTGAGTCCCACTCCGGGGAGCCTCGCCAGCCGCACCTCACCCTCGTCAGCGGGCCCTCCCGGGGGGGCAAGAGCCGCTGGGCCGAACATCTGGCCGCCCAGAGCGGCCTCGCGGTGGTCTACCTGGCCACCGGACCATCCCTGCCCGACGACCCGTCCTGGCAGGCGCGGCTGCAGCGCCATCGCCAGCGGCGCCCGCCGCAGTGGGGCTGCCATGAGGTGGGCGGTGAACTCGCCGCCGCCCTCGCCGACCTGGAACCAGCCCAGCTGGCTCTGGTCGATTCCCTCGGCACCTGGGTGGCGGCCCATCTGGATCTGGAGCCCGAGGCCTGGGCCTTCCGCTGCAACGCGCTGATCACGGCCATCCGCCGCTGCCGGGCGCCCCTGGTGGTCGTCTGCGAGGAAACGGGCTGGGGCGTGGTGCCGGCCACGGCCGTTGGCTCCCGCTTCCGTGATCGGCTGGGGACGATGCAGCAGCAGCTCCAGGACCAAAGCGAAGCCGTCTGGCTCGTTCTGCAGGGCCGTGCCATCGATCTGCTGGCTCTCGGCCAGCCTGTGCCTCCCGACCACTGA